The genome window ACCAAGGCCGCGAGCAGGCGCGCGAGCGTCTCGTTGACCTCGTGGCCGAAGGCGGCGTTGACCGCGACGGTGCGCGCGCTGCCCTCGATCACGATCCGCTCGTCCGTGGGGATCGGGTGACCGGCCTCGACGTGGTCGACGACCGGTTTCAGGGCCGCCGCGACGGTCTCTCGGTCGGTCGGGTACCGCTCCGCGAGGTCGATCGCGACGGCTTCCGGGGTGGAGCCGGCGTTCAGGGCAGCTGCGGCCTCGCCGCGTATTCGACCGACCTCCTCGGCGACCGGCTTCGGGACGGGGATCTCCTGGCCGACCCACGAGGGCACCTCGCCGGTCGGGTCGGGGATCGGCGTCACGTTCACGCGCTCCTCCTCCTCGTCGATCTCCGTGATCTTCCACATCTCGCCGCGCTGGACGAACGTCTCGCCCGGGCCGGCGAAGTTGACGACGAACTGCTCGTCGAGGGTCCCGATGCCGCGTCTGGAGGACATGTCGTACACCTCGTAGGTGGCCTCGTCGGGGATCATCGAGAGGTTCGCGTAGAAGTACTGCCAGATGCCCCCCGACTTTTCGAGCGTGTCCGTCTCCTCGTCGAGCCACAGCAGGCGGTTCCCGTCCAGCTCGCGGACGACCTCTTGGAACTCCGGCTCCGAGAGGTCCCTGAACGGGTAGGCGTTCGTGACCGTCTCGTACGCCTCGCGCGCGTGAACGTCGCCCTCGTCCATCACCAGCCCGACGATCTGGTTCGCGACCGTGTCGAGGCTGCCGTGGTGGATGTTCGCGGGCTCGACGAGCTCCTCGCCCGCCCGCCGCGCGATGGCGAGCGCTTCGAGCGTGTCGTCGCCGCCCTGCGTCACGACGGTCCCCTCTGAGACGAGGTCGCGGCGGTGGCCCGCGCGCCCGACGCGCTGGAGCAGACGTGCGACCTCGCGGGGGCTCCCGTACTGGACCACGTGGTCGACGCGGCCCACGTCGATGCCGAGCTCCATCGAGGAGGTGCAGACGAGCCCGTCGAGTTCGCCCGACTTGAACCGGTCCTCCACGTCGATCCGGACCTCCTTCGACAGCGAGCCGTGGTGGAGCTCGATCTCGGTGGGATCCTCGGCTCCGTCGGTTCTATCCGCCGCCTCCCGCTCCTTCTCCGCGAGCGTCTTGAACCGCGAGCCGAGCGCCTCCGCGGTCTGTCGCGTATTGACGAAGATCAGCGTCGACTCGTGGTTCGCGACGATCTCGCGGATCGTCCGGACGTGGCTCGCGGTCGTCTCGTCGACGGCGAGCTCGCCCGCGAGTGTCGCGTCGCGGTCGGTGATCTCGGGGTCGCGGACGCGCACGTCCGTCCGCGTTCCGGCCGCGACCTCGACCGTCTCGAACGCGCGGTCGCCCTCGCGGTCGGGGTCGCGTTTCCCTGTTCCGACGAGGAACTTCCCGACCTCCTCGGGGTCGCCGACCGTCGCGGAGAGGCCGACGCGCTGGAACGGGCCCGCCACGCGGCGGAGCCGCTCCATGCCGACCGTGAGCTGGGCGCCGCGCTTCGCCGAGGCGAGCTCGTGGACCTCGTCGACCACGACGTGCGCGACGTCTTCGAGGGCGACGCGCATCTTCGAGCCCGTCAGAATGGCCTGGAGGCTCTCCGGCGTCGTGATGAGCACGTCGGGCGGGTCGTCGGCCTGCTTGCCCCGCTCGTACTGGGTGGTGTCGCCGTGGCGCACCGCGACCTCGACGCCGAGGGTCTCGCCCCACCACTCAAGCCGGTCCATC of Halorubrum trapanicum contains these proteins:
- a CDS encoding DEAD/DEAH box helicase, with product MAEPSGMDAFAHLGSEIREALSDRGFTTPTEPQREAIPPLAEGKNALVLAPTGTGKTETAMLPVFDAIVDARDAPGDQPREGISALYITPLRALNRDMMDRLEWWGETLGVEVAVRHGDTTQYERGKQADDPPDVLITTPESLQAILTGSKMRVALEDVAHVVVDEVHELASAKRGAQLTVGMERLRRVAGPFQRVGLSATVGDPEEVGKFLVGTGKRDPDREGDRAFETVEVAAGTRTDVRVRDPEITDRDATLAGELAVDETTASHVRTIREIVANHESTLIFVNTRQTAEALGSRFKTLAEKEREAADRTDGAEDPTEIELHHGSLSKEVRIDVEDRFKSGELDGLVCTSSMELGIDVGRVDHVVQYGSPREVARLLQRVGRAGHRRDLVSEGTVVTQGGDDTLEALAIARRAGEELVEPANIHHGSLDTVANQIVGLVMDEGDVHAREAYETVTNAYPFRDLSEPEFQEVVRELDGNRLLWLDEETDTLEKSGGIWQYFYANLSMIPDEATYEVYDMSSRRGIGTLDEQFVVNFAGPGETFVQRGEMWKITEIDEEEERVNVTPIPDPTGEVPSWVGQEIPVPKPVAEEVGRIRGEAAAALNAGSTPEAVAIDLAERYPTDRETVAAALKPVVDHVEAGHPIPTDERIVIEGSARTVAVNAAFGHEVNETLARLLAALVGQRAGSSVGMDVDPYRIEFEVPHDAGVGDFREVLETTDPDRLAAYLELAVKKSDALKFTLAQVAAKFGAVKRYKEGRGKFGGDRLLAALEDTPVYDEALREVFHADLAVPETADLLAGIQAESGGSGGSGGRGGSLDLAIARERTPLGTAGRSAGTEFLVPDNADADVIETVKERIRDDRVILFCLHCTDWKHTTKVRRVRDQPECPDCGSTRIAALNPWDEETVAAVRAPEKDDEQERRTERAHRAASLVQTHGKRAVIALAARGVGPHNAARIINKLREDEDEFYRDVLRQEREYARTQSFWD